The Vicinamibacterales bacterium genome window below encodes:
- a CDS encoding 6-bladed beta-propeller, giving the protein VGAGSAAWSPPAGQGPVWPAAPDPARVRFVTAISGPHDVGAGRSWLARALAVVVGGRRQPRFLHPRGLATDAAGRLLIADPDQRMVHVVDVGARKYSYLEPAPFVSPVGVAVGVDQDIYVADSAKRRIYRYGPDGKRKTVLGVVNGEAIFSRPTGIAVAPDGRLFVVDTLACQITVLSPGGRVLQVFGRRGAAAGEFNYPTDITVARDGRLYVVDSMNARLQVFAADGTYLHEFGKRGNGTGDFDKPKGVAVDSDGHIYIAEAMHDVVQIFGQDGALLLVVGQSGTAAGEFSLPSALHIDSSNRIFVADTLNGRVQVFQYVSRPDAH; this is encoded by the coding sequence CTGTTGGCGCCGGTTCCGCGGCGTGGTCACCGCCGGCCGGGCAGGGACCTGTCTGGCCCGCCGCGCCCGATCCTGCCCGCGTGCGATTCGTCACCGCGATCAGCGGGCCGCACGACGTGGGCGCCGGCCGGTCATGGCTCGCTCGTGCGCTGGCCGTCGTGGTGGGCGGACGGCGCCAGCCCAGATTCCTGCACCCCCGCGGTCTCGCCACGGATGCGGCGGGGCGCCTGCTGATTGCGGATCCCGACCAGCGCATGGTGCACGTGGTGGACGTGGGCGCCCGCAAGTACTCCTACCTGGAACCGGCGCCGTTCGTGTCGCCGGTCGGCGTGGCGGTTGGCGTCGATCAGGACATCTATGTCGCGGACTCGGCAAAGCGGCGCATCTACCGGTACGGTCCGGACGGGAAGCGGAAGACGGTACTTGGCGTCGTGAACGGCGAGGCCATCTTCTCGCGGCCCACGGGCATCGCCGTGGCGCCAGACGGCCGCCTCTTCGTTGTGGACACACTGGCGTGCCAGATCACGGTGCTGAGTCCAGGGGGACGCGTCCTGCAGGTCTTCGGCCGCCGGGGGGCCGCTGCGGGAGAGTTCAACTACCCGACGGACATCACGGTCGCCCGCGACGGTCGTCTCTACGTTGTCGATTCGATGAACGCGCGGCTCCAGGTGTTCGCAGCCGACGGCACCTACTTGCATGAGTTCGGCAAGCGGGGCAACGGCACGGGCGACTTCGACAAGCCGAAAGGGGTGGCCGTGGATTCCGACGGCCACATCTACATCGCCGAGGCGATGCACGATGTCGTGCAGATCTTCGGTCAGGACGGAGCCCTGCTGCTCGTCGTTGGGCAGAGCGGAACGGCGGCCGGCGAGTTCTCGCTGCCGAGCGCCCTGCACATCGATTCGTCGAACCGGATCTTCGTCGCCGACACGCTCAACGGGCGAGTGCAGGTGTTTCAGTATGTCAGTCGGCCAGATGCGCACTGA